Part of the Vigna radiata var. radiata cultivar VC1973A chromosome 11, Vradiata_ver6, whole genome shotgun sequence genome is shown below.
CATAGTCAGAAAATGATCTCCATGTCAATGTTTACTCAGGTTACAATTTTGAAACACATtcatgacaaaattaaaaagcaatGTCTAGTTAGTTAACAGTGGTTTTgttctttgaaaaatataagatatgtGGTCGTAGGGCCCTAATACTTactagatataaaaaataaaaatattttaaaaaatagacaGGGTTATCAGGGTACAGTCTccataatgataaaaataaattcaaatgaGTAATGAGTGTTACAGTAAAGGAAACAAGTGCACATGCAACAACATGCaggtaaaagaaaatactattGAAGAAATAAAGCTGTGAATATGTATTAGAAGCACACCACAATTAATTTCTGAATATACAATGCACTCCAGAGCACAATCGGTTTAGTATCCTCACTGTCACTTTGAATACTTGAAATACTTTCAGTGTTTCCGGATACAGGCAGTGTGAGAAGAGCATTCATGGCTGCTTTTAGTAGATTCTTTCCTTCATCGGCATTATTGCACAAAgtggaaaaatataaaataaaactgacGAAGAAAACGAAGACATGTCAGTTTAAGTTCAGAAGTTCAGAGGggaaatataaatatcataacTAGTAGTTGAATATGCATATGGTAACACGGCGCAGAACTTTAAACGTAAACTATGGGAGTAACAGTCACTATCCTGGGGCCATCGAACAATGTAAAAGATACAATGACTATGAAAGAAGCCTGcgaattatcaataaaaaaatgtttctaaaTGGGagcaattaaattataaaaatatttttatatacaatatCAACTTCACACACccaaccaaaaattaaaaatggttcactttttctttattttttaatgctCTGCAGCTTAATTCCATCGAAGAATAGGCATGAtttaaaaaggataatgatacttaaacaacatttttttgacaacatttgaacattatctacgtgtcattctgtgattgatccaaaattactccacaatcaataataataattataaacaccaccatggaccaattacaaaatgacacataaatgatgttaaaatgttgtcaaaaaaatgttgtctaaatatcatttaaaaaaccGAACCAATAGAAACGTGGAGCCCATGCTTGTTTCTTGGGTCCTtcattttcttaagaaaaatacattttcctCTTTTAAGTGTTGGATGCATccttttgataaaataaaatgcaagcTACTTCAAAAGGAATTTTCAAAATGTAATATGAAGATTTTATTGTGGGGTTTGACAACAAAATCGAGTTTACTCTTTTGTTCAGGCAGAGCTTTAGGGAGGTTCAATCATGGATAGAGTTAATTAACTCAGATTTTTATATGTAGAATCTGATTTGTTAGAAGTTAAGATAAGcagaaataaaagattaaatttaaaatcaacattTCAATTTCTATTTGGCAAGAAACTTACGTTCCCTCAGGACAAACAGCAAGATTTGATCCTATCTGAAGAGATTTGATTGATGTCATCTGTTCGGGATACAAAGCTACAGGCaatggagaaaaaaattaatttctctcaTATTTTAATATGCCTCTGATTATAAATGCATAGTTTAGATTTCTCTTACATCTAGGAGGATACACCACTGAGCAATTAGATACATCTGGCTTTATTGAACTTCTTGTGATGCATATTCCCCTAGCCACCATTCCTTTAATATCTCTCTGACTCAACATTTGGAGCCTTTCACAAGGAAAATCTCTTGGAGACAAAGACAATGGTGATGGAATAGTGAAGGATGGATCCAGAATCAGTTGTTGGCTATATAAATCTTGACCTGAAGCTAACCTAACACCTTTATAAAGCCCAGTAGCCTGCAATTcaggtaaaaattaaaaagatgaaattcCTTTTGCACTTGGCTTCAACCTCATCTTTTCTCACACAAAAAACTGCTAGATAACAAAAACCtaagagatatatatatatatagtagcACCTTATCCATAAGCAGCGAAACAACTGGCATTCTTAGAACCTGAATCACAGAagtataaaatgtaaataagcAGATATGGtcaacaaaacaataaacaaaaataattttgaaaacatttaagCAGATACATACTTAACAAGGTCTTTAGTTTGCCAATAAAACATCATAAAACATCCAAATATTAATATCAAGAGAACAAAGATATAGGAGTTTCATCCCAACCCTAAACAAGTAAATCGTTATGAAAATAAAGCACAGAGATAGTAGTTTCATTAAATGGAATAATATAACAAGTATCCTTGTGTAGTAAAATTTGAATTCATCCCTTCTACGGCAACCTCAATCCTGTCTTTCAGAAAGAAAGAGCCAGAAAAAACTAAACATGCCACATTCCTTGACAACACGATAGCCAAACCATGTTTCCTTCTACCATACATTAGGTATGATGACACTCATGTAACAGGCAGGGCAAAAACAGAAGAAAGAGAAACAGGCAATATGCACTTAGCATCTAGAATCAATTTATAAAccaatgtttttacttttttgtttattaaacaagttttcaaacaaaaatgCAACCTCTAGAGAAGTCACAGCAACTAGAAAATTTCTGTAATAGTCATCCATTGTAACTTACATAAATGCAACCTTTGACAGCAGCACGGCGACAAAAGGCTTGTGATAGTTCTCCTTCGCCATAAATAGGATAAAGCAACGCACCAGGGGCATTAGGAAACCTGAGTGAAAAATTATAAgtatctaaaaaagaaaaattaaacagcatccattaaatgaaaacaaaaaaaggaaaatgtaatACATGAAAGTACAAGAATATGAAAATACCTTCCAACAGATGAGCTGTATTGAGCTAAACAATCAATTCCAACTTTTGTTTTGAGCAAATCTTTACAAACCTCATTACTGTCTTGATCATAATCTACCAGAGCTATAGCATACAAAAGAATCCTGTGGAAGATAAAAAGACTTTACCTTAGCGTACTTGAAGCAGGTCAACAGGTTATGCGTGCATTCTGAGTTGACATACTTTACTAAAAACCATCAatgaaatatgaataaataGTAGTTCTCTTCATCACAGGAGAAGATGATCAACTTCAGTTTTCCAAAGTAAAATAAGGCTTCAAGCAGACAAACAAACTGAGCACTAAAGATTTCATGTGCTATTATCCAATGTCCAGATTTCACTTACATGGAGCATACAAATCAACAGCTTCATGGAGAGAGACAATAAATATAATCCAGACACTAATAAAGCATCACTGCATCAATTCCTAAGGAAACTATATCAAAACTGTACAAAAGAATCTATTACACCATTCTTTAGTGTAAGCCACTTCGCTTGTGATTCAATGTTGATTTTCATATAGCAGAACACCTAAAATTCCCAGTCCTATTTCCGCCTAAGAATAACCATGAAACATAAAGGTACACgataaaataacaaacaagaaaCTGCAGGCGGAGCAATAGTTTCTCCTACTTTCTTCCTGACTAGggttaaaaatgataaagaacCGGTGGTGAGTGTAATCTAGAAGTGAAGAAAGTTTCATCTGCAGAATGGTGGTACTTATAGGCTAATAAAACACCTTTATCTACAGGTCTGAAGACGTACATTTTACAATAATGTacatacttttaataatatcataCATAGCAACTTGAAAGTCCTGTAAATCAGACAGGACACACAGAATGAAAGGCTAAATAAACAGATTGCTAAGCTGAAGAAATATGATATGCTGTGCAGAAATGAATGAAAATCAAATCTCACTAGAAACAGAAATGGTGAATACGATTTTATCTTAGGCGGCAACTTCATTTTCTCCAAGAAACTAACAAAAGGAATCTCCATATCCTCCTCCGAAATTTTCTCCTCCTGATTATCATCCAAGTGCTGCTGAACTAACTTGAAGAACCTCATCAACTGGTTCTTCTCCTTCAGCGAAAGCTTCTTGTCTCTGAAAATCGCTCCGCGAGAATCCGGCACGTTCGCCAAACCCCCATTCGGTTCGTACACGAAGCTTTCATCGATTCCTTTGAACTCCAAATACTGCGCCGCGCCAGATTTCAACAGCAGATCGATCGTCCTGTCCGCGCTGAACAGCGCCCTCGGACCTCCCAAATCGATGTTGAATTTTCTCGAATTTTCGCAGAGGAACGAGTATTCATCATAGCATGAGATTTCCACGTCGGAGCAGATGGGTTGGTGGACGAGATCGACAACAACGTATTCGGAGTCGGTGGTTGTGACGACGGCGGGGAGAGGGTTGGGGGAAGTGAGGTAGGAAGTGAAGTCTAGGAAGGAAAGAGAGGCGAAGTGGCTGCCGTAAAAGGAGTTGGGATCGAGGTGGAGGATAGTTTTGCCGGCGGCTGATGCGGCGGCGGCGACGACAGATTCAGATAGGCCGGTGCCGACGATGATGAGATCGAAGTTGACGGGGTCTATGGGAGGGTAGGATAACGGGTCTTGGGATTCACTCATAGCGACTACGACGGCGCGTGCAGGTTGATTGCGTCTGTGTCGTGcgagaaaaaatggttttagttTGACTGTGGTTGAGATCGCTAAGGTTTAAGGAGGAACATTTTTAAGGTTTGAGATTTAGGCACATAACCTTACAGGGTATGTTATCTTCTATGGGTTATCTTTTCAGTacattacttttgtttttaaatttaaaaaatatattattattttttaatttatattaaattaatgttcTTTCGTGCGAAAATAATAAACCTATTTAAATgatcaatttttaaaacaatatttcagaAAAATACTGTATCGAAAATAGACTTCAGAAgttcaaagaagaaaaggtttacATTTGCTATGTTAACAGCCCCAACTGTGATAACTTTATATTTAACGACTGTCATAATTAGTTGAACTATATCACTCAAGATATAATGcaaaagtattattatatgtataaataaaggATATGTATTACGTATGTGATTACAAACACATTACAAACGGAGTGAACATATCTATACACTAAAACAGACTGAAAAACCTACAAGTTACTTACAACCAAGTCAATGATCCAGCAGACTGGGAAGAGAAATACAAAACCAAATTTCTTACAATTGTCACATCTATTTAACGCAAACATCTTCATTCTACTTCAAATCCAAGATTTGAAGCAGctcatgaatttttttacttttaagtcAAAACACTGTAAAAGGGATCCAAAAAGGTATTATTTATTTGCTATAAGCTCGACGGACAAATCTGCAAACTCTAGCGGATACTACTAACCACGATATTATCCCAACCTGCAAtgataaaaagagatcattggaaACCactctaaattaaaaaataaaataaatgaactcTGCAGACAATTAGCTGAACTGACCAATTTATTCGAGTATTACACTTGAATCCTTTAGTATGCGGAATGCTTTGGAGAATAAAAGATGGTAATGCTTaatgattgaaaaattaatGATTACTATCATACATAATACTTAAATGTATAGTTTTTATAACTTCAactattaatttgatattttttatactttattagttttaaaatacataGAAGATTTTTTTACAGTACATACTTATAATCTTATAAATagtgaaacaaataaaattagttcCCAACAATGAGgagactgtcttatcacatttTTTAGTAACTTTGCTCCCTATATTGAATCAACAAAATAGAATAAACAATACAATAACGTAATTATATCTTATTAATACACCAAACCACTAATTCCCTATTACGAAGATAGAATAGTTATCATATTTTACTACTAATAGACCCAAAAATGTTCTTGAATTCAAATGATATTCGAATTTTGCCAAAAAAGTTTAGTCATTTTTCTGTTATCAAGA
Proteins encoded:
- the LOC106776312 gene encoding rab escort protein 1, producing the protein MSESQDPLSYPPIDPVNFDLIIVGTGLSESVVAAAASAAGKTILHLDPNSFYGSHFASLSFLDFTSYLTSPNPLPAVVTTTDSEYVVVDLVHQPICSDVEISCYDEYSFLCENSRKFNIDLGGPRALFSADRTIDLLLKSGAAQYLEFKGIDESFVYEPNGGLANVPDSRGAIFRDKKLSLKEKNQLMRFFKLVQQHLDDNQEEKISEEDMEIPFVSFLEKMKLPPKIKSILLYAIALVDYDQDSNEVCKDLLKTKVGIDCLAQYSSSVGRFPNAPGALLYPIYGEGELSQAFCRRAAVKGCIYVLRMPVVSLLMDKATGLYKGVRLASGQDLYSQQLILDPSFTIPSPLSLSPRDFPCERLQMLSQRDIKGMVARGICITRSSIKPDVSNCSVVYPPRSLYPEQMTSIKSLQIGSNLAVCPEGTFILYFSTLCNNADEGKNLLKAAMNALLTLPVSGNTESISSIQSDSEDTKPIVLWSALYIQKLIVSNFELISSTSTPDGHLNYNDLLDASEKLFRQMYPNEEFFPKATSPEDPTDEDDNGLTLDS